DNA sequence from the Salvia splendens isolate huo1 chromosome 19, SspV2, whole genome shotgun sequence genome:
gattcttggtgaagatgcattgattcatagttttaatccaattgattctatttttatcttgctcttgcaattgtttgaattattcttgtgctttttcctatcaattgcttgatcaccaattgggagtgtaggATTTcatagagtaatcgggagatgaaatattgaatcttgaaagaggaataattcacaccttaattcaataaaacttgggagagttgagattatgagtggaatcttaaatctaattaaacttttgggagttaggtctaagatttagaaggggacttcacttattacacctaatctacagatttctcacctcgggagggggtttaatctacaattgtgattgattcaacaattctggagactttaaatggtaaattggtgttaattgggttaggctatgagttgtgcatcggatccttgaattatgcatatttctccatcatcttacaCAACTTGCTAAATTGAGTTcttgtttaattgttttattttaatctttGCATTTACTTGTTTTCAGTAGTGGTAGTCTTAAAACCAAAATTTCTGAtcgtctggatagtagttgaaattagttcgtggtacttaggttgaCACTTAATTGtttctgtgggatacgatatactcttgcttgctatttgctacgataaccccgtacacttgcgggtattatttgggAAAAATAAAGTtaagtcaagtttttggcgtcgTTGCTGGGGACAATTTTTGTGTTATATAGCttgatatcgtgataataatcaagattaCTACTTCAGACTTTACTGctttatttttgattttatattttttttgagttctcacatttgtgtttcttgttcagGTGTATGCACACACGTTCTAAAGGCTTGCCTCTAGAACCTTTCGATTCGGAGATCGAAGCAACAAACCGGAAAAGGAACTCCTATAGGAGACTCACACAGAAAATTCAAGCTTCGTCACCTAACCGCACAGGAGCACCTTCAGATCAGAGGGATCTTTCACCCATCCGATACCAGTTCAGGACCATATTCTATTTGATCCCGTCTCTCCTAGTCTGATGGAGTACGAAGGGGGTAACAACGgtccaccacctcctcctcccAATTATGCTGAGCTTCTATGACAGCTGGAGGAGTTGCGTCAACAGGTCAACCGTGGACCACCTTTGCCTGTGCAGAATCAATGTGTACCAAGGCCAGACAAATCCAACTGTGCATAGCAACATCGCGGCCAATACCTTTGAGCTGAAAAGAGGACTAATCCAGATGGCGGAGAACATTGCTTTTAAGGGCAAATCCACTGACGACACTAACAAGAATATCACCAAGTTCATCCAGATTTGCAACACAACAAAGATGAATGGAGTGACAGATGAGCAGGTTCGCCTAAGGCTGTTTCCTTTCTCTTTAGAGGATTCAGCAAAGGATTGGTTGGAGAGTTTGGAGCCCGGATCGATTAGAACATGGGATGCTATGGTGGAAAAttttttggagaaattctacCCCCCTAGTGAAGCTATAAAGAGACAACACGAGATCATTGCATTTCAGATGACTCTTACAGAGAATATCAGAGATGCATGGGGGAGGTTCAAATCTTTGATGAAACGGTGTCCCAACCATGGGTTAACCCCGATAGTCCAAGTTATTACATTTTTCAAGGGCTGTGTGCCTGAAGCACAAAGGGAGTTGAACTTGAGCTCAGGTGGTAATTTTCTTAAGAAAGGAGTAAATGAAGCCTTGGAAGTAATAGATGAACTCGCATCTAATGACGAAGGATGGAGCAACGAAAGGAGTAAGGTGCATAGGGTAGCGTCCACCACAGATCATGATCCTATGAGCGCCCTATCCGACAAGCTGGATGCGCTAACTATGAAATTTGACTGCATGGGAATAGGTCACCCGTTTCAAGAATCCCAAGGAAATATGGAGGACGTTAACTATGTGAATCAAGGGGGCAACAACCGGTACTATAATAAACAACGCCCCAACTTTCAGGGTGGAGGTTATAATCAGTTTGGGAACAAGGGGCATCTCAATCTCTCTTATGGGAACCCCAATAATGCTCTGCAACCACCCCCGGGGTTCACGGTTAATAATGGAGTGGTTAATGATCCGAAGAAGATGACCACGGAAGACATACTCAAATCTTTCATGCTACAGTCCAATAAGCTAATGGAACAGAACAATCAAAGGATGGAGAAGGTGGAGACAGATGTGTAGAGTATGGCCACTCATTTGAAGAACATCGACACGCAGATCAGCCAGATTTCCCAGACTGTGAGTACTATTACTCAACCGGGAAAGTTTCCTTCGAACACCATTATAAATCCCAAAGATTGCAAAGCTGTGCAGTTGAGGAGTGGAAAAAGTTATGATGGACCTGCAATGCCATCAGAGGATAGAGTAACAGAAAAGGGACCTGAAGAGGAGGAGTTAGTCGAGGAAGTTGAGACCGAGATAGTACATATTACTTCCCCACCTAAGGAGAACATGGCCCCAACTCTACCTACACCACCTGCAGCAGCTTACACTCCCACTGACGTGAGGATTCCCTATCCTCAATGTgtgcagaagaagaagacagatGCACAGTTCTCGAGATTCTTGGATATATTTAGGAAGGTGCAGATAAACATCCCATTGGTGGAGGCACTACAGCAGATGTCGAGCTATGCCAAGTTTCTGAAGGATGTGGTTTCCAACAAGAGGAGATGGATGGAGTATGAGACGGAGAATTTGACTGAAAGCTGCAGCGCCATTATTCAGAAGAAGTTGCCAGCTAAACTGAAGGATCCTGGAAGTTTTACCATCTCTTGCATAGTGGGAGATTTTCAAGAAGGGAGAGCGTTATGTGATCTGGGGGCGAGTATCAACCTGATGCCCTATTCATTCTTCCAGAAAATGAAGATTGGAGTGCTTAGACCCACTACTATATCACTACAGATGGCTGATAGAACGATGTCATATCCAAAGGGGATCGTTGAAGACATACTTGTCAAGGTCggggaatttatttttccaGCCGACTTTGTAGTACTTGATATGGAGGAAGATAGACACATCCCAC
Encoded proteins:
- the LOC121779034 gene encoding uncharacterized protein LOC121779034, whose amino-acid sequence is MATHLKNIDTQISQISQTVSTITQPGKFPSNTIINPKDCKAVQLRSGKSYDGPAMPSEDRVTEKGPEEEELVEEVETEIVHITSPPKENMAPTLPTPPAAAYTPTDVRIPYPQCVQKKKTDAQFSRFLDIFRKVQINIPLVEALQQMSSYAKFLKDVVSNKRRWMEYETENLTESCSAIIQKKLPAKLKDPGSFTISCIVGDFQEGRALCDLGASINLMPYSFFQKMKIGVLRPTTISLQMADRTMSYPKGIVEDILVKVGEFIFPADFVVLDMEEDRHIPLL
- the LOC121779033 gene encoding uncharacterized protein LOC121779033, whose protein sequence is MLSFYDSWRSCVNRSTVDHLCLCRINVYQGQTNPTVHSNIAANTFELKRGLIQMAENIAFKGKSTDDTNKNITKFIQICNTTKMNGVTDEQVRLRLFPFSLEDSAKDWLESLEPGSIRTWDAMVENFLEKFYPPSEAIKRQHEIIAFQMTLTENIRDAWGRFKSLMKRCPNHGLTPIVQVITFFKGCVPEAQRELNLSSGGNFLKKGVNEALEVIDELASNDEGWSNERSKVHRVASTTDHDPMSALSDKLDALTMKFDCMGIGHPFQESQGNMEDVNYVNQGGNNRYYNKQRPNFQGGGYNQFGNKGHLNLSYGNPNNALQPPPGFTVNNGVVNDPKKMTTEDILKSFMLQSNKLMEQNNQRMEKVETDV